GGGCGTAGGCCACCAGGCGGGCCAGCGGCTTGGCGCCGCGCGCCTGGGCGGTCTTGGCGTCCATCAGCACCAGGGCAGCGGCGGCGTCGTTGATGCCCGAAGCATTGCCGGCCGTCACCGTGCCGTTGTCCTTGGTGAACACGGGGCGCAGCTTGGCCATGTCGTCCAGGGTGGCGCCAGGGCGGAAATGCTCGTCCGCGGTGAACTGCACCTCGCCCTTCTTAGCTTTGAGCGTGACAGGCACGATCTGCTCGTTGAAGTAGCCCGCGGCCGTGGCGCGCTCGGCGCGGTTGTGGCTTTCCACGGCCAGGCGGTCCTGGTCTTCGCGGGTAATGCCCCACTTGGCGGCGATGTTCTCGGCCGTCACGCCCATGTGGATGTTGTGGAACGGGTCGTGCAGGGCGCCGATCATCATGTCGATCATCTTGAAGTCGCCCATGCGCGCGCCCCAGCGGCTCGCCAGGCTGGCATACGGCGCCCGGCTCATGACCTCGGCGCCGGCGCCGATGGCGATGTCGGCGTCGCCCAGCAGGATGCTCTGCGCGGCCGAGACCACGGCCTGCAGGCCCGAGCCGCACAGGCGGTTGACGTTGAAGGCGGGGGTGGATTCGGCGCAGCCGCCCTCGATGGCGGCCACGCGCGACAGGTACATGTCGCGCGGCTCGGTGTTGACCACGTGGCCGAACACCACGTGGCCCACGTCCTGGCCCTCGACCTGGGCGCGGGCCAGCGACTCGCGCACCACGGTGGCGCCCAGCTGGGTGGGCGCAATGTCTTTCAGGCTGCCGCCAAAGGTGCCGATGGCGGTGCGCACGGCGCTGACGACGACGACTTCACGGGTCATGGGGGTACTCCTGTTGCGTGGGATTTGACGGAAAAAACGGCTCCAGCGGTTGCCAGTAAAGCGCCAGCAGCTATGAAAACGATAGTGAAGAGGCCTCAGGCATCGCGCACGTCGGCCACCGGGTTAGCGCCAAAGTCCGGGCGCGCCAGCCAAGCCAGCACGCGGCGGGCAGCTTCCTCGGGCGAGGTCAGCGAGCCGCTGCTCTTGAGCTGGGCGAAGTTGCCCACGTCGGGAAAGTCGGCCGCATCGGCGCTGCGCAGCTGCACCTGCATGTCGGTGTCGATCACGCCGGGGGCCAGCGAGCACACGCGCGCGCCGTGGGGCTTGGCGGCCTCATCCAGCGCCAGGCAGCGGGTGAAGTGGTCCATGCCGGCCTTGGCGGCGCAGTAGGCCGCCTGCGAGGCCATGGCGCGCCGGCCCAGGCCCGAGGAGACGTTCAGCACCTTGCGCGGCACGCCCCAGCCTTCGGTGGCGGCCAGGAAAGCGGCGGTGAGCTGCATGGGCGCCTCCAGCCCCACGCGCAGGGCGCGCGCCACCTCATGCACATCGCTGGCCGACAGCGGGGCGATGGGTGGGATGACGCCGGCGTTGTTGATCAGGGTGGCGCTGGCGTAGCGGCCGGCGCCCTGGGCGGACAGCCAGGACTGCAGCTGTCCGGCGGCCTGCGCGCCGTCGGCCAGGTCCAGCGTCCACTGCTCCAGCTGCGCGCCCGCGGGGGCGGCCAGTTCGGGGTTGGCGTGGCGGGCGATGCTGACGAGGGTGTGGCCGGGGGCGAGCAGCTGCCGGGCCATGGCCAGGCCCATGCCGCGCGAGCCGCCGGTCAGGATGGTGAGGTGCAGGGTCATCCGGCAATGGTAATGGGACGGGGCGGGGCGGGGCCGGCCAGCTGCGCCAGGACGTAGTCCACCGCGGCGCCTGGTGCTATCGAAAAAATAGCTTCTAGCGCTTGATAGGCAAGGGTTTGAGGTCGATTTGACCAAAATCTGCCGGCAGATCGAAGCGGCAGGCCCTGCCGTGCACGGGGTGGTCGAAGGCCAGCGTGCTGGCGTGCAGCAGCAGGCGCGGCGCCAGGGCCAGCGCGGCTGCGTCGGCATACAGCGCATCGCCCAGGATGGGGTGGCCGATTGCGGCCAGGTGGACGCGCAGCTGGTGGGTGCGGCCGGTGACGGGCTCCAGCTCGACATGGGTAACGCCCGCCGCCGCGTCCTGCGCCACGGCACGCCAGCGCGTCAGGCTGGGCTTGTCCAGGGCGGGGTCGATCACGCGCAGCGGGCGGCGCTCCCAGTCGGCGGCGATGGGCAGGGCGATCTCGCCCCAGGCGCCGCCTGCCTCGCCCAGCAGCCCTGCCACCACGGCCTGGTAGCGCTTGTGCACCTGGCGCTGCTCGAAGGCGCGGCCTAGCAGCCGCTGGGCAGTCGGGTTGCGTGCCATCAGCACCAGGCCCGAGGTGGCCTGGTCCAGTCGGTGCACGACGAGGACGCCGGGCCAGTGCTGCGCGGTGCGTGCGCTCAGGCAATCTTGCTTGTCCGGCCCGCGGCCGGGCACGCACAGCAGGCCGGCGGGCTTGGCCAGCACCAGCAGATCGTCGTCGGCATGCACGCACTGCACGAGCGCGTCAGCCGCCATGGATCAGCTGGTCCACGGTGGCGCACAGCTCCTGCACGTCGTTGGGCTTGTGGATCAGCGCGCGCGCGCCGCTGGCCAGGGCCTGCTGCTCGATGTCTGCCGTGACGTAGCCCGAGGCCAGCGCGATGGGCAGGTCGGCGCGGATGGCGTGGGCGGCGCGCACCAGATCCAGGCCGGAAAAGCCGGGCATGTTGTAGTCGGTCACCAGCAGGTCGTAGCGGGCGGGCGCCTCGCGCAGCGCCTGCGTGGCCTGGCGCGGGTCGGTAAAGCCCGTGACCTGGTAGCCGCGGCGGCGCAGCAGGCGCTGCACCAGAAAGACCAGGGCTTCGTCGTCATCCACGTACATCACATGGCGCTGGCGGCCCGGGGCGGTCACAAGGGTGGGCGCGGGTGCCGGTGCGACCGATGCCGGGGCTGGCGCCTGCTGCGGCTCGGCCGGGGCGGCGGGCGCATCGCCCGGCGCGGCCGGAAAGTACAGCGTGAAGCGGCTGCCCTGGCCCGGCGTGCTGTGCACGTCGATGGCGCCTTCATGCGTGCGCATCACGCCGTGTACCACGGCCAGGCCCAGGCCTGTGCCCTGGCCCACGGGCTTGGTGGTGAAGAACGGCTCGAAGATGCGCGACACCGTGGCTGCGTCCATGCCCGGTCCATCGTCGCGCACGGTCACGGCGGCGTAGTGCTCGCCCGACAGGCCCAGCCGCTCGCGCAGGCGCTGGCCGGGCTGTGCGACGGCCACGTCAACGTGGATGGTGCCGGGGCTCGTGCCGATGGCGTGGATGGCGTTGGTGCACAGGTTCAGCAGTGCCTGCTCGACCTGCGTCGGGTCGGCCAGCACGGGCGGCACGCCCTCGGCCTCGTGCACCGTCAGCACGATCTGCGGCGGCTGGGTCACGCGCAACAGGCGCTGGGTGTCGCGCGCCACTTCGGCCAGCGCCACGGGCGTGCGCCGGGGCGCCTCGTTGCGGCTGAAAGTGAGGATCTGGCGCACCAGATCGCGCGCGCGCCGCCCGGCCTTGTCGATCTCCAGCAGGCTCTCGTAGGCCGGCGTGCCGGGCTGGCCATCGGCCTTGGCCAGCTCCACGTTGCCCAGGATGGCGTGCAGGATGTTGTTGAAGTCGTGCGCAATGCCGCCGGCCATGGTGCCCACGGCCTGCATCTTGTGCGACTCGCGCAGTTGCACCTCCAGCTCGGCGCGGCGGGCCTCCTCGCGCTTGCGCGCCGTCAGGTCGCGGGCGAACACGGTGGTGGTCTCGCCGCCGGCGTGGCGCTCGAAGGACACGCTAATCTCCACCGCCAGCTCGCGCCCTGAAGCGGTAAGGGCGGTCATCTCGCCCAGCACCGCCTGCGTGGTCAGCTGGGCGAAGGCCAGCAACTGCTCGGCATGGGGGATGAAGCGCAGGATGGCGCTTCCCAGCGCGTCACTGGCCGCGCACTGGAACAGCACGGCCGCCGTGGGGTTGAACACGGTGATGCGCTGGTGCTGGTCCACGCAGATGATGGCGTCCAGCGCCGAGTTGATGACAGCCTCCAGGCGCTTTTCGCTGGCCTGGATCTGTTCGTTGCGCACCTGCAGCTCCCACGTGCTTTGCTGCAGCGCCCGGCGCTCGGCCAGCAGCGGGCCCTGGTCCACGACGGCGCACAGGTACTGGTGTTGCGTGCCGCCGGCGGTGTCGGCCGCCTCGATGCGGGCGATGTGCAGGTCGCCGGTGATCTGCCCGTCCTGGCCGATGCGAAAGACCACCTCGGTGGCCTCGGCGCGGCCGTCGGCGCTGGCCTGGTTGAAGGCATGGCGCACGCGCTGGCTGTGCGACGCATCGACAAAGGGCATGAGCGCCGTCAGCGGCCGGTCGTGCTCCAGCGGCTGAAACGACCGGTGCGCCATCGGATTGGCCTGCACCACGACGTCGTGCGTGTCGATGACCAGCAGCGCCAGCGGCACGCTGGCAAACAGCGCTTCGAACCGCTCGGAGGCGCTTTCCGCAGCCGCCTGGCTGTAGCGCAGCACCTTGTTTTGCGCCTCCAGTTCGGCCTGCGACTTGCGCAGCTCACCGATCAGGCGCGCCACCGGGCCGGTGGCGCGTTCGCCCGGCGTGCGCTGGTCCGGGTGCGGGGGCACCGGCCCGGCAGGCGGCGGGGCGCCGGCCGGGTCGGATTTGTGCAGCAGATAGGAAAGGTCGGGCTCGTTCATCGCGGGACCAGCGGGAGCCGGGCCAGTGTACGCCGGCATGCCGCGGCCCCCGGGCCGCGGTGAGAGGCTTCGCGGGGCTGCGGCCCGCCGTCAGCGCTGCAGCAGCAGATGCGCCAGGGCGCCGGGCAGCGCCGGGTGCTGCCAGGGGAAGGCGGCCTGCTCTGCACGCGCGGGCACCACACGCTGGCTGCCCAGCAGCAGCACCGACATCTCCCCCAGGGCCAGGCGCAGGGCCCAGCCCGGCACGGGCAGCAGGGCGGGGCGATGCAGGGCCCGCGCCAGCGCCTGCGCGAAATGCGCGTTGCGCACCGCGCCCGGCGCGCAGGCGTTGTAGGGCCCGCTGCAGGCGGGGTCGTGCAGCAAGCGGTCGATGAGGGCGACCTGGTCATCGAGGTGAATCCAGGGCATCCATTGCCGGCCACTCCCCAGCCGGCCTCCCAGGCCCATGCGAAAGGCCGGCAGCAATCGCGCCAGCATGCCGTGCTGCGGCGCCAGCACGGGGGCGGTGCGCACCAGCGCCACCCGCATGCCCCACTGGCGGGCCCGCTCGGCCTCGTGTTCCCAGGCCGCGCACAGGCGGCTGCCGAAGTCCGGCCGGCCGGGCGGGCTGCCCTCGGCCAGCGCCTGCTCGCCGCAGTCGCCATACCAGCCGACCGCCGACCCCGACACCAGCACGGGCGGCGGGGTGGCGCGCCGCCCCAGCCAGTCCACCAGGGCGCGGGTCAGATCGATGCGGCTGCGCCACAGCACCTGCCGCCGCGCCGCCGTCCAGGGCCGATCGGCAATGGGAGCGCCGGCCAGGTTCACCACTGCGTCCAGGGGCGGCACCGCGTCCAGGGCCTGCAGCTGGCCAACGCCCCGGGCCCCGCTGCACAGGTGCGCCACCCGCTGCGGCTTACGGCTGAGGACCCACAGCTCGTGGCCCTGCTGCTGCCAGTGCTGGCACAAGGCGCGGCCGATCAGGCCGGTGCCACCGCTCAGGAGAATGCGCATGTGAAGTCCTTTACGGGTTGCCCACGCCCGGTTACCAGGGCAGGCGCCGGCCGTCATCGGCCCCCAGCCCTCCTGAGTGTTCGGGGTGCAGGGTGTCGAGCACGCGCGCATGCACCGTGCCGGGATGCAGCGCGGCCAGCACGGCTTGCGGGTCGGTGCGCGCCAGTTCGGCAAAAGCGGCTTTGATGACCACGTTCAAGGCTGCCTTGAACGCACGGTAGCTGTATCACCCGCCCAGGCGATTGTCCCCGATGCGTCCACCCGCCAGTGGACCTGGCGTGCTGCTGCGCAGGCCGCTACGCGCCCTAGAGCGCCGGGGCGCTGCATTGGCTCGCTGCCCGTGGTGCCCACGCTGCTGCGCGCAGCGGCGCGGGTCGCAAGCGGCATTTGAGCCTGGTGGCCAGCGTGGAGGGCTGGCGCGGCCTGCCGCAAAGCCTGGAAGCTGGCGCCGGCCGACCTGCCGACGCCGCGCCAGCACGATGCACCCGATGCGCGCTTCGAGGGCCCTTTCACCGACGGGCAGGGCGTGTCCGTCATCACGCAGGTGTTCGCCCCCATGTACGAGACGCTGGAGCAGGCGCGCTTTTTCGTCACTCGGCACCTGGTGGAGGGCGACCAGGCGCTTCTGGCCTGGGAGTTGCGCCTTCGCATGCGCCGCTGGCGGCCGGGGCTGGACCAGCGCATCCAGGGCGCCAGCCTGGCCCGCGTGGCTGCCAATGGCCGGGCGGCGGCGCACCGGGACTATGGGGATGCGGCCCAGGAGCGGTCCGAGAAGCTGCGCGCAAGGGCCGGGGCCTCAGCCCCTTCGGTCCCTGCGCTGAAGCTCCTTTCAGTCCGGCTCGCCCACCGGCAGGCAGCTGCAAAACAGGTTGCGGTCGCCATACACGTTGTCCACGCGGCCGACGGGGCTCCAGTATTTGCTGCGCCGCAGGGCATCGACGGGGTAGGCAGCCGTCTCGCGCGGGTAGGGGTGCTCCCATTGCGCGGCCAGCAGGCTTTCGGCCGTGTGGGGGGCGTTTTTCAGAGGGTTGTCGTCGCGCGGCAGCGCACCGGATTCGATCTGGCGGATCTCTGCGCGGATGGCGATCATCGCGTCGATGAAGCGGTCGATCTCGGCCAGGTCCTCGCTCTCGGTGGGCTCCACCATCAGCGTGTTGGGCACGGGAAAGCTCAGCGTGGGCGCGTGAAAGCCGTAGTCGATCAGCCGCTTGGCCACGTCCTCGGCCATCACGCCGCTGCTGTCCTTGAACTGGCGCAGGTCCAGGATGCACTCGTGCGCCACGTGGCCGTTGCCGGAGGCGTACAGCGTCGGGTAGTGGTCCTTGAGGCGCGCGCTGATGTAGTTGGCGCTCAGGATGGCGACTTCGGTGGCATCGGTCAGGCCCTGCGCGCCCATCATGCGGATGTACATCCACGAGATCGGCAGCACGGCCGCATTGCCCAGTGGCGCCGCGCTGACGGCGCCCACCTTGCCCGCGATGCCGGCCGTGGCGTGCCCGGGCAGATAGGGCACCAGGTCCTCGACCACGCAGACGGGCCCCACGCCCGGCCCGCCGCCGCCATGGGGGATGCAGAAGGTCTTGTGCAGGTTCAGGTGGCTCACGTCGCCGCCGAACTCGCCCGGCGCGGCCACGCCGACCAGGGCGTTCATGTTGGCGCCGTCCACGTACACGCGCCCGCCGTGCTGGTGCACGAGCTGGCACAGCTCCTTGACGTGGGTCTCGAACACGCCGTGCGTGCTGGGGTAGGTGATCATCACGCAGGCCAGGTTCTGGCTGTGCTGCTCGCACTTGGCCTGCAGGTCGGCCATGTCCACGTTGCCGTTCTCGTCGCACTTGGTGACCACCACCTGCATGCCCACCATCTGCGCGCTGGCCGGGTTGGTGCCGTGGGCGCTGCTGGGGATCAGGCAGATGGTGCGCTGCGTGTTGCCCTGCGCCTCGTGCCAGGCCTTGATGGCCAGCAGGCCGGCGTATTCGCCCTGACTGCCGGCGTTGGGCTGCAGGCTGACGCCGGCGTAGCCGGTGGCCTCGCACAGCCACTGGCGCAGCTGCTCGTCCAGCTCGCGGTAGCCCTGCAGCTGGTCGGCCGGAGCGAAGGGGTGCACCTGGGCGAATTCGGGCCAGGTGATGGGGATCATCTCGCTGGTGGCGTTCAACTTCATGGTGCACGAGCCCAGCGGGATCATGCTGCGGTCCAGCGCCAGGTCCTTGTCGGACAGGCTGCGGATGTAGCGCAGCATGGCCGTCTCGGAGTGGTGCGTGTTGAACACCGGGTGCGTGAGGAAGGCGCTGCTGCGCTGCAGCGCGGGCGGGATCAGCGTGTCCACGCCCATCTCGAAGTCGGCGAAGGTGGGCGTGGCCTGGCCGTCCTTGGCGAAGATCTTCCACAGCAGCTCGACGTCGGCCCGCGTGGTGGTCTCGTCCAGCGAGATGCACAGGTACTCGTTCCAATAGATTCGCAGGTTGACGCCCATGGAGACTGCGCGGACAGCTATTGTTTTGGTAGCGTCGCGGGTGTGCAGGCTCAAGGTGTCGAAGCTGGCGTGCTCGCGCAGCGGCGCACCCAGGCTTCTCAAGCCCTGCGCCAGGATGGCCGTGTAGGTGGCCACGCGCCGGGCGATGCGCGTGAGGCCCTCGGGGCCGTGGTACACGGCGTACATGCTGGCGACCACGGCCGGCAGCACCTGCGCGGTGCAAATGTTGGAGGTGGCCTTTTCGCGGCGGATGTGCTGCTCGCGCGTCTGCAGCGCCAGGCGGTAGGCCGGCTGGCCGTGCACGTCCACGCTCACGCCCACCAGGCGGCCGGGCAGGCTGCGCTTGAAGGCGTCGCGGCAGGCCATGTAGGCGGCGTGCGGGCCGCCCGCGCCCATGGGCATGCCCAGGCGCTGCGTGGTGCCGACGACGATGTCCGCGCCCCATTCGCCCGGCGGCACGATCAGCGTCAGCGCCAGCAGGTCGGCACAGGCGATCACGGCGGCCTGGCGCGCGTGGGCTTTCTCGGCCGCGGCGCGCAGGCTTTCCACGTCGTCGATGCGCCCGCTGGTGGCCGGGTACTGCACCAGCAGCGCGAAATATTCGCCTTCGATGGCAGCGTCCCATTCCTCGCGCGAATTGGCCAGCACCACCTCGATGCCCAGCGGCTGGGCGCGCGTCTGGATGACCTCGATGGTCTGCGGATGCGCGTCGCCGGCGACGATGAAGCGGTTGCTGGCCGCCTTGACCGAGCGGCGCGCCAGCGTCATGGCCTCGGCGGCGGCGGTAGCCTCGTCCAGCATGGAGGCGTTGGCAATGTCCATGCCCGTCAGGTCGGTAACCAGGGTCTGGAAGTTGACCAGCGCCTCCATCCGGCCCTGGCTGATCTCGGCCTGGTAGGGCGTGTAGGCGGTGTACCAGGCGGGGTTTTCCAGCACGTTGCGCAGGATGACGCCGGGCGTGTGCGTGCCGTAGTAGCCCTGGCCGATGAAGCTCTTGAGCAGGCGGTTCTTGGCCGCGATGGCTTTCAGCTCGGCCAGTGCGCCAGCCTCGGTCGTCGGCGCGGGCAGCTGCATGTGGCTGGCGCGGGCGATGGAGCGCGGCACGATCGAGTCGATGAGCGCCCGGCGCGAGGCCTCGCCGATGAAGGAGAGCATGTGCGCCTGCTCGGCGTGATCCGGGCCGATATGGCGCGGCAGGAATTCGGCGGCGTTCTCGAGCGCGGCCAGGGGCAGGGCGGCGGGCATCTGCATGGGCGGGGCCTTCAGGGTGCTATTGAATGAGGAGCTGCTGCCGCTTGCCTGGCAAGCGCTGGAGCCCGATTTGGCTGATATTTCTGGAATGCCTGGAGCTGGCCCGCGCGCCCGTGCAGCGGCGGCGGGCCGGCGCGCGTCAGGCGTTGGCGGCGAAGTCCTGGTAGGCCGTCTCGTCCATCAGGCCCGAGAGCTCCTTCTCGTCGCTCAGCTTGACCTTGAAGAACCAGCCCGCGCCCAGCGGGTCGGAGTTGGCCAGCGACGGGTCGGCGCGCAGCTGCTCGTTGACTTCGACGATCTCGCCCGAGATCGGCATGTACACGTCGGCGGCGGCCTTCACCGATTCGACCACGCCGGCCACCTCGCCCTGCTTGAAGCTGGTGCCGACAGCGGGCAGGTCCACGAAGACGATGTCGCCCAGCGCGTCCTGCGCGTGCACGGTGATGCCGACCACGGCGGCGGCCGGCTCGGCGGTGTTGATCCACTCGTGGTCTTTGGAGTACTGGATGGTCATGGCGGTCTTTCGAAGAATGGAAAAGAGGAAAAAAAGGAGCAGGCAGGGCGCCCGCGAGCACTGTAGCTGCGGGCGCAGGCTCGTCAGCCGCGGTGGTAGCGCGGGGGCAGGAAGGGCGTGGGTGCCACCTCCATGGGCACGGCCTTGCCGCGCACCAGGGCGTTCAGGCGCGTGCCCGGCTTGGCGAGGTGGGGCGCCACGTAGCCCAGGGCGACGGGCTTGTCCAGGCTGGGCGCCAGCAGGCCGCTGGTCACCGCGCCGGCGCTCTGGCCGTCTTCGGTGTGCAGCGGCGTGCCCTCGCGCACGGGCACGCGTTCCAACGCCACCAGGCCGACGCGCTTGCGGGCCAGGCTGGCCGGCTCGTCGATCTGCGCCAGCACCACGCCCGCGCCCGGAAAGCCGCCCGCGCGCGCGCCACCGGTGCGGCGCACCTTCTGAATGGCCCAGTTCAGGCTGGCCTCGGGCGGCGTGGTGGTGGTGTCGATGTCATTGCCGTACAGGCACAGGCCGGCTTCCAGGCGCAGCGAGTTGCGCGCGCCCAGGCCAATGGGTTTCACTTCGGGCTGCGCCAGCAGCGCGCGCGCCAGGTCTTCAGCATTCGCTGCGGGCACGGAGATCTCGAAGCCGTCCTCGCCGGTGTAGCCGCTGCGGGTGATGAACAGCGGCACGCCCTGCCAGTCGAACGGGCCGCCGCTCATGAAGACCAGCTGCTGCACGCCGGGCACCAGGCGCGCCAGCGCCGCGGCGGCCTGCGGGCCTTGCAGCGCCAGCAGGCCCTGGTCGGGCAGCGGGCGCACTTCGCAGCGGCTGCCGATGCGCGCCTGGATGTGGGCGATGTCGCCCACCTTGCAGGCGCCGTTGACGATCAGGAACAGGGTGTCTTCGCCATCGACCTGGCCCTGGTTGAAGAACATCAGGTCGTCGATCACGCCGCCTTCGTCGTTAAGCAGCAGGCCGTAGCGCTGGCGGCCCACGGGCAGGTCGATCACATCGACAGGTACGAGCGATTCCAGCGCCGCGGCCGCATCCGACCCTTTAAGCAGCAGTTGCCCCATGTGCGAGACGTCGAACAGCCCGGCCTGCGCGCGCGTGTGCAGGTGCTCGGCCATCAGGCCGGCCGGGTACTGAACGGGCATGGAATAGCCGGCAAAGGGCACCATGCGCGCGCCCAGCTCCAGGTGCAGGGCGTGCAGGGGGGTCTTGAGCAGGGTGTCGTCGGTGGTGGACATGGGCGGGCAGGTTCCAAAGCAAATGGTGATGCGGCCCCGCTTGCTGGCTGGAGCCCCAAGATTTGCCCGGCTGTCCGCTTTACCTGAGAGATTCACCCCGCGCGCGGGGCTTGCTCCTTCGGTGGGCCGGATCGCGCTCCACAGCGCCTCCGGCCTCTCTCCAGCAAGGGAAACGCCCGCATCCCTGCGGGCGTGTCGCCAGTCCTTTTGCCTGAGCGTTTGGCCGCTGCCTGCGCCTTCGGCGGCCCCGCGCGGGGGCTCTCTCCTGACGGGCGCCAGTGTAGTGGATTGCGGGCACCGCGCAGCAGGCTTTTGCAGCGCCCCGCCGCAGGAGCCGGTGGCGCCCTTGCGCCTGCGGCGGCGCTCGAAAGGATGCCGTCCGACGCGGCTCCAGGAACCGCCCCCACCCTGATGCCACGTGGCAGGCAGAAGCTCGCACCCTGTGCTTTGAAGCGACCGACTGTTCGTGCTTTTGTCCAAGAAAGGCCTCTGCCATGAAGACGTTGACCAACAAGCTGTTTCCGGGCCCGATCGCCATGATCCAGTTCGACCACATGCATGTGCTGTCGACCTACCACCAGTTTCATCCGGACACGCGCCCCAGCGTGAAGGAAGGTCTGGTCAAGACGGTCTGCGCCGCCATTGAAATCCACGCGCAGCTCGAAGAGGAAATCTTCTACCCGGCGGTGCGGGAGGCAACGACGGACGAGTTCATCAAGCGCAGCGTCCACGACCACGACGAGCTTCGCGGTTTCATCGATCGCCTGCGCGCCATAGAGTCGACCGACCCCGACTACGACCAGACCTTCGACGCCATGATCAGGCTGGTCATGCACCATGCTGCAGAGGAGGAGACGGTGATGCTGCCCGAGGCCGAGCGCTGTCTGTCCCCCGAGCGCCTCGACGAATTGGGCGCGCAGATGACCAAGCGCCGCCTTGAACTCACGGTTCCGCGCACCGGCGAGATTGCCGGCAACATGCTGCGCGCAATGCCTGCGAGCACCATTGCGATGACGGCGGGTGCGCTGGTGTCAGGTGCGGCGCTGGCCACTTGGCTAGGGCGCGGTAGGCAGCACCGCCGCTGACAGAAATGGCCATTTCCGTAGGTTGAGGAAGGTTCCGGCTTGGCTGCCGGGCGGCTCCTCTGCCTCACGGCACTGCCCACCCAGGGCTACCTGGCGTACACCAGGTCGCGCAAGAACAGCGACAGCTGCGGCACGTAGGTGATGACCAGCAGGCACACCAGGATCACCCCCACGAAGGGCAGCAGGTGCCCGACGATCCGATCCAGCGAGATGCGCGCCACCGTGCAGGCAGCGAACAGGTTCACGCCGAAGGGCGGGGTGATCATGCCCAGGGCCAGGTTCACCACCATGATGAGCCCGAAGTGCACCGGGTCCACGCCGAAGTGCTGCGCCACTGGCGCCAGTATGGGCCCCAGCACGATGATGGCGGCGCTGGTCTCGATGAACATGCCGATCAGAAACAGCGCCACGTTCACGCCCAGCAGGAACAGCGCCGGCGTCTGCAGCACCTCCTGCAGCCAGCGCCCGATGGCGTCAGGCACGCCGGCACGGGTGATCAGAAAGGCGAACAGCCCGGCGTTGGCGATGATGAACATGATCACCGCCGAAGACATGGCGGACTTCTTCAGCACCGCGGCCAGGTCGCGCGGCTTGATCTCGCGGTAGATCAGCATGCCCACCACCAGCGCATAGAACACCGCCACGGCCGAGGCTTCGGTCGGCGTGAAGACGCCGCCGTAGATGCCGCCCAGAATGATCACGGGCATCAGCAGCGCCCAGCCCGCCTGCAGCAGCGCGCGGCCAAACGGCATGCGGCCGTCGCCGTCGTGCTTGCCCCAGCCCTTGTATTTGCAATACACCCAGACGAACAGCATCAGCGCGCCGCTGATCAAGAGGCCCGGCCCGAAGCCGGCGATGAACAGCTCGCCGATCGAGACCTCGGCGCTGACGCCGTACAGGATCATGGGAATCGACGGCGGGATGATCACGCCCAGCTCGGCGCTGGTGGCCTGCAGTGCGGCGGCGTAGCTGGTCGGGTAGCCGTGCTTGATGAGGGCCGGGATCAGGATGGCGCCGATGGCAAAGGTCGTCGCCACCGACGAGCCCGACACGGCGGCGAAGATCATGCAGGTCAGCACGCACGTCATTGGCAGGCCGCCCTGCACGCCGCCGACCAGGCTCTTGGCAAATTCGACCAGGCGGCGCGAGATGCCGCCGGTCTCCATCAGGTTGCCGGCCAGGATGAAAAACGGAATGGCGGCCAGGGGGAACTTG
The DNA window shown above is from Pulveribacter suum and carries:
- a CDS encoding TRAP transporter large permease, which encodes MSIVMISTMALCFALSISVAVSIGLASILGIQVANASMLIAVKEMFGAINKFPLAAIPFFILAGNLMETGGISRRLVEFAKSLVGGVQGGLPMTCVLTCMIFAAVSGSSVATTFAIGAILIPALIKHGYPTSYAAALQATSAELGVIIPPSIPMILYGVSAEVSIGELFIAGFGPGLLISGALMLFVWVYCKYKGWGKHDGDGRMPFGRALLQAGWALLMPVIILGGIYGGVFTPTEASAVAVFYALVVGMLIYREIKPRDLAAVLKKSAMSSAVIMFIIANAGLFAFLITRAGVPDAIGRWLQEVLQTPALFLLGVNVALFLIGMFIETSAAIIVLGPILAPVAQHFGVDPVHFGLIMVVNLALGMITPPFGVNLFAACTVARISLDRIVGHLLPFVGVILVCLLVITYVPQLSLFLRDLVYAR
- a CDS encoding hemerythrin domain-containing protein, whose protein sequence is MKTLTNKLFPGPIAMIQFDHMHVLSTYHQFHPDTRPSVKEGLVKTVCAAIEIHAQLEEEIFYPAVREATTDEFIKRSVHDHDELRGFIDRLRAIESTDPDYDQTFDAMIRLVMHHAAEEETVMLPEAERCLSPERLDELGAQMTKRRLELTVPRTGEIAGNMLRAMPASTIAMTAGALVSGAALATWLGRGRQHRR
- the gcvT gene encoding glycine cleavage system aminomethyltransferase GcvT, whose translation is MSTTDDTLLKTPLHALHLELGARMVPFAGYSMPVQYPAGLMAEHLHTRAQAGLFDVSHMGQLLLKGSDAAAALESLVPVDVIDLPVGRQRYGLLLNDEGGVIDDLMFFNQGQVDGEDTLFLIVNGACKVGDIAHIQARIGSRCEVRPLPDQGLLALQGPQAAAALARLVPGVQQLVFMSGGPFDWQGVPLFITRSGYTGEDGFEISVPAANAEDLARALLAQPEVKPIGLGARNSLRLEAGLCLYGNDIDTTTTPPEASLNWAIQKVRRTGGARAGGFPGAGVVLAQIDEPASLARKRVGLVALERVPVREGTPLHTEDGQSAGAVTSGLLAPSLDKPVALGYVAPHLAKPGTRLNALVRGKAVPMEVAPTPFLPPRYHRG
- the gcvP gene encoding aminomethyl-transferring glycine dehydrogenase: MQMPAALPLAALENAAEFLPRHIGPDHAEQAHMLSFIGEASRRALIDSIVPRSIARASHMQLPAPTTEAGALAELKAIAAKNRLLKSFIGQGYYGTHTPGVILRNVLENPAWYTAYTPYQAEISQGRMEALVNFQTLVTDLTGMDIANASMLDEATAAAEAMTLARRSVKAASNRFIVAGDAHPQTIEVIQTRAQPLGIEVVLANSREEWDAAIEGEYFALLVQYPATSGRIDDVESLRAAAEKAHARQAAVIACADLLALTLIVPPGEWGADIVVGTTQRLGMPMGAGGPHAAYMACRDAFKRSLPGRLVGVSVDVHGQPAYRLALQTREQHIRREKATSNICTAQVLPAVVASMYAVYHGPEGLTRIARRVATYTAILAQGLRSLGAPLREHASFDTLSLHTRDATKTIAVRAVSMGVNLRIYWNEYLCISLDETTTRADVELLWKIFAKDGQATPTFADFEMGVDTLIPPALQRSSAFLTHPVFNTHHSETAMLRYIRSLSDKDLALDRSMIPLGSCTMKLNATSEMIPITWPEFAQVHPFAPADQLQGYRELDEQLRQWLCEATGYAGVSLQPNAGSQGEYAGLLAIKAWHEAQGNTQRTICLIPSSAHGTNPASAQMVGMQVVVTKCDENGNVDMADLQAKCEQHSQNLACVMITYPSTHGVFETHVKELCQLVHQHGGRVYVDGANMNALVGVAAPGEFGGDVSHLNLHKTFCIPHGGGGPGVGPVCVVEDLVPYLPGHATAGIAGKVGAVSAAPLGNAAVLPISWMYIRMMGAQGLTDATEVAILSANYISARLKDHYPTLYASGNGHVAHECILDLRQFKDSSGVMAEDVAKRLIDYGFHAPTLSFPVPNTLMVEPTESEDLAEIDRFIDAMIAIRAEIRQIESGALPRDDNPLKNAPHTAESLLAAQWEHPYPRETAAYPVDALRRSKYWSPVGRVDNVYGDRNLFCSCLPVGEPD
- the gcvH gene encoding glycine cleavage system protein GcvH, translated to MTIQYSKDHEWINTAEPAAAVVGITVHAQDALGDIVFVDLPAVGTSFKQGEVAGVVESVKAAADVYMPISGEIVEVNEQLRADPSLANSDPLGAGWFFKVKLSDEKELSGLMDETAYQDFAANA